CCTGCAAAGTACCTTCTGCATGTAAAATTGCTAAACacatgccattttttgtttcccatccgatttcaaagatttttatatttttggatttcagagcaatatcaattatgcatcaaaaaataaacgattttcaatttaaaatgccaaaaatagtagatttttgtgttttttgggcgagaaggtgacttaactctttttttattaaaaaaaaaattctttaagcagatagaacaattttatgtttttctgtaaggtatctttatggagaacattttggtataaaaaacatgtcctatttatCGCTCTTCGGAACTTgacttattttttatcaaaatttcaatttttgggccacatgttctaaaatccaaaAGCTAGAATCAGGAAAccgaaagcagctttggaaacattGATGTGTTCCATATTTATccacaaagtattttcccagcccctaCGGAATTTTGGACCCTacgggcaaaattgtaaaaataacatttttggtattttctctccaatttttaggaattgcaggattccctttgaccctttgaaaagtttttttacactttgttattaagaatgacaaatttaaaaaacattgaaaatttctttgaattttgttaataaataaagatatttattgagtttctaaaactaaaatttgtatcaaaattttaataggtttgcaaatattaggaacaatttgatccatatttattccgaactattaTATATATGGGAAATAAAAATTGGAACTTTGAGACTTCATAGCGCCgctcctggagcatttgtagggtcaattttaatcaattaaacTCGAATAATCCTTGTCTACGCCCTCCTTGtctatcccgatcggaccagccgtttagaaatgccagatttatttccgtaccaaatatttctcaaaagtatgtgtttcattcaattaacaaaaaataaataatttttttttataaacttgtGTAATTGATGAAATAACTCTATTAACTCGAACATTTTTCAATAGCTTCATATGGATTATGATTCCTTTATAActgaatatatatttaatagtaattttgttaaaaaaactaaaatatattaaatatttttcctgacTACTGGTTGACATTATACGATTTAACTGAAAATTTCAGAAATCGACTATTACATATATCAAGTGTTGTTATAATCCGTGTTATAATAATCTTAACCAAATATTCTTACAGATTCGTTACCGGCCAAGATGTATTACTCTCCTTTAGCACCATTGATGTCTCTTCAGGCATGTTCAACATGCTCTTTTCATGTGGACATGGCTCTACACGTGTGATAACAGACAAACCCTACTCGCCAGAGTATTTGTTAGAATTGATTTACAAATATCGTGTGACCCTACTAACACTGACTCCCAGATGTGTCATAACTTTGACTAAATGTCCGGAATTAGCAAAGGATAAGTTAGCCAGTGTTAGATTTATAAGTATGACTGGAGGCACTTGTCCTGTTACCACTTTATTGAAAATGCAAGATTATCTCTCAAATGGTTTTATATCTTACGGCTATGCCTTGACCGAGTGTGGTGGTGTGGCCGCCAACATGGGTGTCAGTCATCCAAATAGTTCAGGCAAAATTGTACCCGGTGTCAAGGTGAAGATTTTGGATGAGAATGACCGTAGCCTGGGTCATGGTGAAATGGGAGAAATTCTAGTACATACCAGCAAAGCCTGGAATGGTTACTATGGCAATCCTTCGGAAACGAAACGCATGCAAGACTATCAGGGCTGGTTTCACACTGGCGACATGGGTTACTTCGATAAGgacaattatttatatatagtaGATCGTAAATGTGATTCACTGAAATTCCATGGCATGCAATATTGGCCACATGAAATCGAACAATGCGTAGCCGAGTTGCAGGATGTTGTAGAGGTTTGCGTTTTCGGCCTGTGGAATGAGGTGGATGGTGATGCAGCTGCTGCGGCGGTTGTAAAAGTGGCGTCTAGCAAACTGAGTGAACAAGATATTGTGGAATATGTGGCCAAGCGTTTGGTAGTCTCTCATAAACAATTGCACTGTGGTGTGTTCTTTTTGGATGATTTACCCAAGACGGGCAGTGGTAAAGTGTTGAAGGATAAAGCCCGTGACATGGCCTTGGGTAAACAGTGGGTGCCACCAAAACCTTTCAGTATCAATAGATATGTGCAATAAATcgttagtttaaaatttatttaaattctagtAAATGTGTTTAAGTTATTATAagaatttgtttgtatgtaagtagtttatttattttaaaatattttgttttagtttttaagcaACAAAGTTATAGGAAAAACATGTATATATAAACaacaaattcaataaaataaatcaaataaagcCAGCAACTTAATCTTTAAATGTATACTTTTGATACTTTATAATTTTGTGCATTCTGCAATCATTCATGCATTCAATCAGGCTGTCTGTCTCTTCACTTTAAAGGGTGAGCAAATTTATTACGTAACAAAGATAcagcaataaaaatgaagagCAAACTTATAAACTATCCAATTATAATACTAAAAAGCAGAAGgggaaaatttgaaataaagaaaaacagagCCGAATCTCTTTATCTGGTGATGAATCAGTGACAATATCAGCAAACGCCATCTAAATAACATAAGTGGCTAAATAACACTAAACCGAAAACCCAACAGAACAGTGCTGAAAAAAGGGCCGACTGGAGATTTGAAGATGCCAAAGGCTCTTTAGAAACCAAAGAATAACTTGTATGTATAACTTCAAATGGACTTAAACACTGGCATGTGATGGTCAATGCCACCACCACCATCACCGACACCATCATAATTTCTGCTAACGCCAGCCAGCATCATTATTATTTCCTCAAGCAGATTGTTAAAGAGTGTATTTTTACGATGACTGTCTCctgtttcaacataaattctAATAAGAATTCTTTGAATATTCTGCTTTTAAGATCTTAAGTTCAGTCTACAGTCGCCATTAGTCCTAATGcgattattaaagatttggtgCATTCATAAAGAtaaagttataaatttaaattatattcattgaaATGATTGATTAAACCGACAAACGAATACAAATTCCACTATTTTTCATGAATAAACATTCTATTGCAGATACagatactaaataaataaatatgtattatttttttatttttttttttgtactcgtTCCACAACAAGTTCATACAAGTGTCTGCACTTttgaatatttagaaataaaaatgtaagaaataaaatttcccttttacgTGTTTTCGATCTGATTACAAATGAAATGGagaagaaagaaagaaatttctttaacaaaatcgACATTGTTTTCCTGTGTCCTGTTAAAACACTGTACGATTATGTAGGTTtggatgtacatacatatgtaggtaaCTACTATGAAGAGATCATTTGAATACTAgcatttgcattaaaaatttgCATATCTTTTTCTAATGGCAATTACTTTGCCAAATTGATTGCAAATTACGGGCACGCACGTGAACTACAGTGAtgtgataaataaaatttgcaatagGGTGGTTTAAAACTTTAagattcttgaaatttttacagttttttctgAAAGTTTTTAAGTTGATATTTCAAATTAGTGAAAATTTGATATGAACCACgatacaacaatataaggtaaactcagtagaaaataaattctcaattatacaattcttgtaacgtcaaacaaaaaaaaatataaaaaaatatgaaaaaaatcaaaatcaaagtttgacgttatatggctaaatattgaaaactctccctagtgattctaccttctacaattattgtatcatgatatgaaaaatttttataagtaACTGTTTAATACTTTAtactcatttatttttttttaatataaactttgtttaaaagGATAATTTAAGacattggtaggcgttcatattgttcagattACGACGATTTTCGtaaatttacacgtacacaacccgaatgtaaacaatagagagtaaaaatacaaatatttcaatcagttgcttgatgttgttgcggatattttattgtttagccatacatgcacacaaatttAACGCCTCTATTTGCGTACAAATGATTTAAGAGCTACTTAAAGTAAAATATAGCTTTAAAATGTTCAcgtttctttgaaatatctaatgTTTTTTCGTGGTGACTCTTTAAACATCCAAATAGTTTTAGTATGAACCACCCTAATATGCAGACCAATTTCTTAATATGTTgcattttttgccatttttatgTCTGAAGTAGGTATGATACACCAACACCACTTTCATCACCACCCAATAGaatttatgtgtatttttttatttgtggccGCCAAATAAAGTTTGTGTGTGACTTAAAGATTCTCTCATTCATTTGcagataaaagaaaaattgtcatTGCAGgacttttaaagtattttaccTTTACAAATGGGAAGTGTTCATAACAAGCAGATATCAACTTTgtgaacattttgttaaataagtGCTCACACTAGTAATTGGTTAGGTTGAGTTGAAAGTAGTTGGACAGTAATTTGGCAcaaattattttccaattttgcgattttcaaacacccaaggtctaaaattgctcttcgacttgaaattttaaataacaaacattgatTTCTCTTGATTTAAAATTCAGCTTAGATATTTACTATAGTgccaaattttgtaaacaaaaaaggtAGCAAAAAgagcaaattttttttcgattttttttcaaacagtTTCGATCATAATTTACAGtgcaacacaaaaacaaaagtaaccatatacggacaccactacgtgatataAGACCAAagaaaagacccgtgtctcccagttttgccctaAGTCATACACTTTTTtttgggcccccaaagatttcgGCCCTcagtgtcatttttgcaaaaaagtgaccAATTTCTCAGGctcaaacagttcggaattttgatttactctctgaggaaaagttgtagcccttgtcataaagaacaaaaattgtgtacatataaaatcaaaaaaacttcatcttcaagataaaaatcgcaaaaaaactttaaaaaattcgaaattaatttagaaataattttgtttaagctgcctaaaagtatgctttagtttataataacttaagagtttatggcccaaaacacttaattcctttagttttttttagtaacttatattgacctacctaaacggtgttaatgATCATTCCAAGGATGttaatatgttctagaaagttgtttgtagatatcttaggtacatttttgtagttgattgtttccttgaattttgaacggtttgctacctataaACAGgtgaaaatggtaaaaaaaaataatttttaaagtttttcgcgattttgattttgaagatgaagtttttttgattttatatgttcataatttttattctttatgacaagggctacatacaactttgcctcaaaaaataaatcaaaattctgaacagtttgcaagatatgagccttaGAAAATTAAccgttttttgcaaaaataacaccgaggccccaaatctttgagGTCCCATAAAAAAGTGACTTTGGACAAAACTGGGAGATACGGgtctttttttggtcttttatcacgtagtggtgtccgtatatggttatagttccatgacacaaaaaaattacatacagtgttatttaactaaattaatgatttaaattatattagaaGTGGTGGTGGCAGTTGAGCGATATCGCCTATGTGCCAAATCCGATGAATTAATTTATCTTTCTTTTTTATAATGACATGGACATTGGAGCACCGACATACTATCATTTATAAGTATGCATGTCCAGAAAACATTGTTGGAAGGTGTTTGAGGGTAGTCAGCTTCGTACGATTGgttgtagtaattttaatattgattttttttaattagatattttttgccaTCTTCAATTAAGAACACTTCCCAGAACATACAAAACcgttacataaatacataatttaccACAACAACAACGTAGAAATTTCCCAGATAGAAAACAAGCATTTTACGGTGATAACTGACAATGCAAACatgaaaaactaatttatttcattttctttattCGTACAAGAATTTACCAATTCATGCAATTCACCTTGCCGCTCTATGTCTAAGGTCTAACTAACTccgaaaaaaataaactaaaatttaaatttagaaaaaaaccaGCGACAAACTGTGCCGTTGTCTGCGGCATACAGGAAAAAAGAGCGCAAATGCAACGATAGCAGTCGCATTAAAACAGGAagttacaaatacaaatatttagaacaacTACTCTGTTAAAAAGACAACACTGGAATACCAAATGAAAGTGCTGTTGCAACTAATCTTGCGACTACACGAATGCATGCATGTGGCAAAATGCTCTACTACATAGTGTATTTATGTAACAGGTAAACAAATGTTGCAgcagacaacaacaaaaaatcgtataaataaaattaaattcacctGGTGATTTTAACCTGTtgaattaaatgttaaataatttgaaaatacgACATTCGTTCGATCgggtttggaaaatatttatgaaatgtaggaaaataaattacataattataaataaaatatttcatacgctcttaaaaatgcatgtaaaattACTGCTAAAGTAAGTAAGTTTGCGtgtaaaattacagaaaatgcGTAATTTAAGTACAATatgcttttcaaaattaataacatacatatttggtcaattcacaaggtctcttatcatgtcatattgtcataatgtcctaatatttcacaatggtttaaaaatgttgttattgcattATTGCATGTAGCTATGTTTATTGTattgcgccgaatgcctaagagtcgatTAAGTCGAGCCGCCGAGtcatgaaatattaggacattatgaaaatatgaaatgattgtgaattgaccaattgtaaaaatacatacaaaatatgGTACTGGTgtattgctatttttttaattttttgtacatgatcactgaaagaaatatttggattgtttaatatatttcgaactttaaaaaatcaagtgttgtctgttttttttCCTCAATTTACTTCTGCGGAAATTTGTTTCagatttgaaatgattttaattaaaacaacgtaataaaaataagcaaaacaaatattttccatattttaaatatttacaaatttgatttgattattgttaacaaataaagtCTCAAAAATATTGACACCGTTCATTTAGTACACTATACTTTTCTTTCATGTATCTGAATATCTAAGAATAAATCAGTCCTTTGTCACAGTCTAAAGCATGACAATTTTTATTATGGAAGAACACCATCGAAAACTTGATTAAAGTTTATCTTTTAAAGTTACACCATGTCAAAAGTTTTTATCGAATatacaatttcaataaaattaaaattagttaaaaccaAATACAATGGgtatatttgaaatatctaaaatatatatatccCAAACGGACTATATTCAGTTTGGGATTCCGTGCTTAgggattttagaacaaataGGCTGAATCCGAAAATTCGACATAAAATGGCTTAAATTTGGAAGGACCTGTGAAGGAcgcatataaaaaattaaacatatttactagtatgttgaaataattggaatgaattttgtaataaatattattaatcgaacatgacttgTTTTTTccaaactattttcattcagaataagaacatgttcataaatacatatgtattattaaattttacatgacggaaatttttgctctttttgctattttataataaatttaattataattttattatctaatgaattatttcaaaaataataatgcataatagccatatattggccaatattttaagatgaattatAAATATCTGTAACATAAAAGATATCATTaatcttaacaaaatttagtgaaattcgtgcatattttctcattttgtaattgaaaatcataaaaaaatttcaaagtctgtgttaaaaaaaattgcaactacagaactttaagttttattaagttgttttcTTATCCTCTAAAGTAATGAACATgttagttagggcctttctatattaaggtagcgatatatgtaaatgaaattgaaataatatttttcatgcCTTCCATGACAAAACAATTATACAATTcatgtaacgtcaaacaaaagaaaatatgaaaaaaatcaaaatcaaagtttgacgttacagtggtaaatattgaaaactctccctagtgactctaccttctacaattattgcaTCATGAAaccttttagatttttttttttgaaaacataaaatataataaataaaatttcgggtcattttgaccatttttggtttcaaaaatgctaaagtAGCGATTTAACGATTTCCTTCTCGAAATTGACGATTTTCTGCTTTATGGAAATATGGaactattttatgaaatagttaAAGAATTTCCTCATTTTGTTGGTGAACATGAAAAgcaatacatatatatttagattttgaattcggtaaattaaaatttctagattttaaataaatttttcgaaaac
The nucleotide sequence above comes from Calliphora vicina chromosome 1, idCalVici1.1, whole genome shotgun sequence. Encoded proteins:
- the LOC135949135 gene encoding uncharacterized protein LOC135949135 codes for the protein MDRFNIQFDKYTKIWSGPKATNFFDADCSIGKILFAFMRNNPKNICQISDTEGTALTNGEAITFGIRIAQYFKSLGLKQDDVVGIVGANTTYTMPLILGCLLNCTPFHAINHQNDEVTIKQLFQNTRPKIIFCDGSVYLNVATIAKILKAKVYTMKDHRIDLPKIEDLLEPTNAELFYVPETLKLGGDQTVAILCTSGTTGVPKNVCISNSSCLFDFGFVTGQDVLLSFSTIDVSSGMFNMLFSCGHGSTRVITDKPYSPEYLLELIYKYRVTLLTLTPRCVITLTKCPELAKDKLASVRFISMTGGTCPVTTLLKMQDYLSNGFISYGYALTECGGVAANMGVSHPNSSGKIVPGVKVKILDENDRSLGHGEMGEILVHTSKAWNGYYGNPSETKRMQDYQGWFHTGDMGYFDKDNYLYIVDRKCDSLKFHGMQYWPHEIEQCVAELQDVVEVCVFGLWNEVDGDAAAAAVVKVASSKLSEQDIVEYVAKRLVVSHKQLHCGVFFLDDLPKTGSGKVLKDKARDMALGKQWVPPKPFSINRYVQ